From one Microbulbifer sp. A4B17 genomic stretch:
- the rplU gene encoding 50S ribosomal protein L21 has product MYAVFESGGKQHRVEEGEVLRLEKLEVATGESIDFDKVFMVVDGDKINIGAPVVDGAKVTAEVVSHGRGEKVKIIKFRRRKHSMKRQGHRQWYTEVKITGIKA; this is encoded by the coding sequence ATGTACGCTGTTTTTGAGAGCGGTGGCAAGCAACACCGTGTAGAGGAAGGCGAAGTACTTCGCCTGGAGAAGCTGGAAGTAGCAACTGGCGAATCCATCGATTTTGATAAAGTGTTCATGGTTGTCGATGGCGACAAGATCAACATTGGCGCTCCTGTTGTAGATGGCGCTAAAGTAACTGCTGAAGTGGTAAGCCACGGCCGCGGCGAGAAGGTGAAGATCATCAAGTTCCGTCGTCGTAAGCACTCCATGAAGCGCCAGGGCCACCGTCAGTGGTACACCGAAGTTAAAATCACTGGCATCAAGGCATAA
- the rpmA gene encoding 50S ribosomal protein L27, giving the protein MAHKKAGGSTRNGRDSESKRLGVKRFGGQSVAAGNIIVRQRGTKFHAGVNVGMGKDHTLFATADGVVKFEVKGPNNRKFVSIETA; this is encoded by the coding sequence ATGGCACATAAGAAAGCTGGCGGTAGTACGCGAAATGGTCGCGATTCCGAGAGTAAACGCCTGGGCGTGAAGCGCTTTGGCGGCCAGTCTGTAGCAGCAGGCAATATCATCGTTCGTCAGCGTGGCACCAAGTTCCACGCCGGTGTTAACGTTGGTATGGGCAAAGACCACACCCTGTTCGCCACTGCGGACGGCGTTGTGAAGTTTGAAGTTAAGGGCCCCAACAACCGCAAGTTCGTTTCTATCGAAACTGCTTAA